A section of the Alkalihalobacillus sp. LMS39 genome encodes:
- a CDS encoding MATE family efflux transporter: MELDQKKQFYKQMTALSIPITIQFFLTAALNMVDSLMVGQLGASSIAAVGVANKITVVLLLIFQGFASGAGIFAAQYWGKKDKVGIGKIGIITMGIISFFAFIFTLFVFSFPSQLVGVFTTDSVVIEQGSNFITLLAISYLFTGITIVMTVLLRSMGEVRSPMYISIFAIALNTGLNYLFIFGHFGFPEMGIEGAAIATVIARVIQTILMGIIIYQYQLFSNVKRLTIGEILDVGLIRRYVTVSVPSILNHIFWTLGETTYFWVYAQMGTAQLAAVTIIDPLLMLSMALFIGLGDASSVMVGNSIGEGKEKKAFDYGVKFLKITIVISIIVSSVILVISPMFVGFYNISDQAANYAVAVLVVYAFIIPFRMLNMVNNIGILRPGGDTKFVMYLDLLGVWLVGLPLALLGVYLQYPIYIIFLLANTQEIARVIFGLKRTLSKKWIKSVVNIKQKTG; encoded by the coding sequence TATAAGCAAATGACCGCTTTATCTATTCCGATCACTATACAATTTTTTTTGACAGCTGCATTAAATATGGTCGATTCTTTAATGGTAGGCCAATTAGGAGCCAGTAGTATAGCAGCGGTTGGAGTGGCCAACAAAATTACAGTTGTGTTACTTTTAATTTTTCAAGGGTTTGCTAGTGGGGCCGGTATATTTGCTGCTCAATATTGGGGGAAGAAAGATAAAGTGGGGATTGGTAAAATTGGGATTATCACAATGGGGATTATCTCGTTTTTCGCTTTTATTTTTACTTTATTTGTTTTCTCATTTCCAAGTCAGCTTGTTGGAGTTTTTACAACAGATAGTGTAGTGATTGAACAAGGCTCTAATTTTATCACCTTACTTGCTATTAGTTATTTGTTTACGGGGATAACGATTGTTATGACTGTTCTATTACGTTCGATGGGTGAAGTTAGAAGTCCGATGTATATTAGTATTTTTGCGATTGCATTAAACACGGGGCTTAATTACCTTTTTATATTTGGGCATTTCGGATTTCCTGAAATGGGAATTGAAGGAGCTGCAATTGCAACAGTGATAGCAAGAGTTATACAAACGATTTTAATGGGAATTATTATTTATCAGTATCAATTGTTTTCTAATGTTAAAAGATTAACGATTGGAGAGATTTTAGATGTTGGATTAATTAGGAGATATGTTACAGTTTCGGTCCCATCGATTTTAAATCATATATTTTGGACACTAGGAGAAACGACATATTTCTGGGTTTATGCTCAGATGGGAACAGCTCAACTCGCTGCAGTAACAATCATTGACCCGTTGTTGATGTTATCGATGGCTTTATTTATTGGGCTAGGGGATGCTTCATCAGTCATGGTTGGAAATAGTATTGGGGAAGGGAAGGAAAAAAAGGCGTTTGATTATGGTGTGAAGTTTTTAAAAATAACAATCGTCATTTCGATAATTGTGTCCTCTGTTATTCTTGTCATATCTCCTATGTTTGTAGGTTTTTACAATATTTCTGACCAAGCAGCTAACTATGCAGTTGCGGTTTTAGTTGTCTATGCTTTTATTATCCCGTTTCGGATGTTAAACATGGTTAATAATATAGGGATATTGAGACCTGGAGGGGATACAAAGTTTGTGATGTATTTAGACTTGCTTGGTGTTTGGTTGGTAGGCTTGCCATTAGCGTTGCTTGGTGTCTATCTTCAATACCCTATTTATATTATTTTTTTACTAGCAAACACACAAGAGATCGCTAGAGTGATTTTTGGGTTAAAACGAACGTTGTCAAAAAAATGGATTAAAAGTGTTGTGAATATAAAGCAAAAAACCGGATAA
- a CDS encoding ABC transporter substrate-binding protein, which yields MKVKGWLLIVLASLLVVVTACGGQTTTEPTTNDEIETKTEETEMKPEDVSGDITVLIHRTDIVDTVFKDYEKQFNEIYPNVKLSFEAITDYQGQVNIRMSTKEYGDVLMIPDNVPVEDLPHFFEPLGQTDEMLEKYLFADDMAYEGVSYGIPITVNAQGILYNKDVFEEAGITDIPSSPEEFIDALQAIKDKTDAIPLYTNYSAGWPLDQWEPNRLSIAGDEQFANQLIDTNAPFAEGEPHYILYKVMYDAANQDLIESDPLTTDWESSKQMMADGKVATMVLGSWAITQVQELASDPNSIGYMPFPYTQQDGTVYSVVGGDFNIGINANSQHKEAARAWLDWFINESNYAIDQGGISPIVGEDYPETLSAFQELGVEFISEATHREGEEGWLDMIDNESEVGLWQPGFKQRIIEAAIGNRSESFDDIMTDLNSRWEAARARVVE from the coding sequence ATGAAAGTAAAAGGCTGGTTGTTAATCGTGCTAGCAAGTTTGTTAGTTGTTGTCACTGCGTGTGGAGGGCAAACTACGACAGAACCAACGACAAATGATGAGATAGAGACAAAAACAGAAGAAACTGAAATGAAACCAGAAGATGTAAGCGGTGACATTACGGTGCTTATTCACCGAACAGATATTGTTGATACAGTTTTCAAAGATTATGAAAAACAATTTAATGAAATATATCCTAATGTAAAGTTAAGCTTTGAAGCGATTACAGATTATCAAGGACAAGTCAATATTCGTATGAGTACAAAAGAATACGGAGATGTTCTTATGATTCCTGATAATGTCCCAGTAGAAGATTTACCTCATTTCTTTGAACCGCTCGGACAAACAGATGAAATGTTAGAGAAATATTTATTTGCTGATGATATGGCATATGAAGGTGTTTCTTATGGAATTCCAATTACAGTCAATGCACAAGGAATTTTATATAATAAAGATGTGTTTGAGGAAGCAGGAATTACTGATATTCCTTCAAGCCCTGAAGAGTTTATTGACGCATTGCAAGCAATTAAAGACAAGACAGATGCGATTCCTTTGTACACGAACTATTCAGCAGGATGGCCATTAGACCAATGGGAGCCGAATCGACTTTCTATTGCTGGGGATGAGCAATTTGCTAATCAGTTAATTGACACTAATGCGCCGTTTGCTGAAGGTGAACCACATTACATCTTATATAAAGTTATGTATGATGCAGCAAACCAAGATTTAATTGAAAGTGACCCATTAACAACAGATTGGGAATCTTCGAAACAAATGATGGCTGATGGAAAAGTTGCAACAATGGTTCTTGGTTCTTGGGCGATAACGCAAGTGCAGGAATTAGCTAGTGACCCTAATTCGATTGGATATATGCCATTCCCTTATACACAACAAGATGGTACAGTGTATTCGGTAGTGGGAGGAGACTTTAACATTGGGATTAATGCTAACTCTCAACACAAAGAAGCAGCAAGAGCTTGGTTAGATTGGTTCATTAATGAATCAAATTATGCAATTGACCAAGGAGGAATTTCACCAATTGTAGGTGAAGATTATCCTGAAACATTATCAGCATTCCAAGAACTAGGTGTGGAGTTTATTTCAGAAGCAACACATAGAGAAGGAGAAGAAGGTTGGTTGGATATGATTGATAATGAAAGTGAAGTAGGATTATGGCAGCCTGGATTTAAGCAACGTATTATTGAAGCCGCTATTGGAAATCGTTCAGAAAGCTTTGATGATATTATGACTGACTTAAATAGTAGATGGGAAGCGGCAAGAGCTAGAGTAGTAGAATAA